In one window of Armatimonadota bacterium DNA:
- the ssb gene encoding single-stranded DNA-binding protein, with translation MFNKVILVGRLCNDPELRYTPSGIAVANFRLAVDRQFTNAQGERETDFIDIVAWRQDAEFSANYLGKGRLVLIDGRMQVRNWTTQDGQRRRSVEVVADRVRGLDRPREGQAEAAEGDTHETEAALPDAAEGLPDPFADQ, from the coding sequence GTGTTCAATAAGGTCATCCTCGTCGGACGGCTGTGTAACGACCCCGAGCTCAGGTACACCCCAAGCGGCATCGCAGTGGCCAATTTCAGGCTCGCCGTTGACCGGCAGTTCACCAATGCGCAGGGTGAGCGCGAGACCGACTTCATTGACATCGTCGCATGGCGCCAGGATGCCGAGTTCTCGGCCAATTACTTGGGCAAGGGACGGCTTGTCCTGATTGACGGCAGAATGCAGGTCCGCAATTGGACGACCCAGGACGGGCAGCGTCGGCGCAGCGTCGAGGTTGTCGCCGACCGCGTGCGCGGGCTCGATCGGCCGCGCGAAGGGCAGGCCGAGGCTGCCGAGGGCGACACCCACGAGACCGAGGCGGCGCTTCCGGACGCCGCCGAAGGGCTACCCGATCCGTTCGCGGATCAGTAG
- the rpsF gene encoding 30S ribosomal protein S6: MRAYELIYILDPALNEEELNEAVQRFTQVAKDQGAEVDEPERWPKRRLAYRIKGKGEGCYVVTKMRAEPPMMAELARVLKLAEPVLRHMVVAPDEKERPAQGAAESVQ, from the coding sequence TTGCGTGCTTACGAGTTGATCTACATTCTCGACCCCGCTCTCAACGAAGAAGAGCTGAACGAAGCCGTCCAGCGCTTCACCCAAGTCGCGAAAGACCAGGGCGCCGAAGTTGACGAGCCCGAGCGATGGCCGAAACGGCGGCTCGCCTACCGCATCAAGGGGAAGGGCGAAGGATGCTACGTCGTCACGAAGATGCGTGCGGAGCCGCCGATGATGGCGGAGTTGGCGCGAGTTCTCAAGCTGGCCGAACCGGTGCTGCGGCACATGGTCGTGGCCCCGGATGAGAAGGAGCGGCCGGCGCAAGGAGCGGCGGAGAGTGTTCAATAA
- the secG gene encoding preprotein translocase subunit SecG — protein sequence MGTALQVLQMIAAVAIITAILLQTTKSEQSSGSSGMGWGVIGGKSTSSIRTRWGVEEHLNRITMWVAIAFLALSLLASVWSMHGW from the coding sequence ATGGGAACGGCACTACAGGTTCTTCAGATGATAGCCGCAGTCGCCATCATCACCGCGATCCTGCTCCAGACCACCAAGAGCGAGCAATCCAGCGGTAGCAGCGGCATGGGCTGGGGCGTAATCGGCGGCAAGAGCACCTCCAGCATCCGCACCCGCTGGGGCGTCGAGGAGCACCTCAACCGCATCACCATGTGGGTGGCGATTGCCTTCCTGGCGCTCTCCCTACTGGCTTCCGTTTGGAGCATGCACGGCTGGTAG
- a CDS encoding 30S ribosomal protein S18: protein MSDSYRSGRSGGRPRRPRRRVCQFCVDKIEHIDYKNIDILRRFISERGKIMPRRGSGTCAHHQRAVARAIKRAREIALVPFVSE, encoded by the coding sequence ATGAGCGACTCATATAGGTCCGGTAGATCGGGAGGCAGGCCGCGCCGGCCGCGCCGCCGCGTCTGCCAGTTCTGCGTGGACAAGATAGAGCACATTGACTACAAGAACATAGACATCCTGCGCAGGTTCATTTCAGAGCGCGGCAAGATAATGCCGCGGCGCGGCAGCGGCACCTGCGCGCATCACCAACGCGCTGTCGCCCGCGCCATCAAGCGCGCACGCGAGATCGCGCTCGTACCGTTCGTTTCGGAGTAA
- a CDS encoding bifunctional phosphoglucose/phosphomannose isomerase encodes MPDNPLECDTPTASLDDPAIYGALDSHDMLATVEDFPDQCRTGLALGDELNLPDAYRTEYSAIVGLGMGGSAIGSDLLADIYAEEIGVPALTVRDYALPAWVGKGTLVFAISHSGDTEETLHAFEAARQRGAKVIAITKGGELARICAAHGVPHVIVPGGRPPRASTGYLLMPAVAILERLRLIGDQTAARRECIEILDAQAAEYGRHAPADANRAKQLADLLHGRLPVIYAATPALGSAAYRWRTQCNENAKVLALSNELPELDHNEIVGWELGRGLAGDLRVVVLMDPGISDRMRMRVEITCEILAPDVDVHFETARGQSALARVLSAVNLGDFVSVYLAFLNGVDPHGIRAIDELKERLAAKD; translated from the coding sequence ATGCCCGATAACCCTTTGGAGTGCGATACGCCGACGGCATCCCTCGACGATCCGGCGATCTACGGAGCCCTCGATTCCCATGACATGTTGGCAACGGTCGAGGACTTCCCGGATCAATGCCGCACCGGCCTCGCGCTCGGGGATGAACTGAACCTGCCCGACGCTTACCGCACCGAGTACAGCGCAATCGTCGGCCTCGGCATGGGCGGCTCCGCGATTGGAAGCGATCTCCTCGCTGACATCTACGCCGAGGAGATTGGCGTGCCGGCACTGACCGTCAGGGACTACGCGCTCCCTGCCTGGGTCGGCAAGGGCACGCTCGTCTTCGCCATTTCCCACTCCGGCGATACCGAGGAGACGCTCCACGCCTTCGAAGCGGCGCGGCAACGAGGGGCGAAGGTTATCGCGATCACCAAGGGCGGTGAACTCGCACGGATCTGCGCGGCCCATGGCGTGCCTCACGTGATCGTCCCGGGCGGACGTCCGCCGCGTGCCTCGACGGGATACCTGCTCATGCCCGCGGTCGCCATTCTCGAGCGCCTCCGTCTCATCGGCGATCAAACCGCAGCGCGCCGCGAGTGCATCGAGATCCTCGACGCGCAGGCGGCGGAGTACGGTCGGCACGCGCCCGCCGACGCCAACCGCGCGAAGCAACTCGCCGATCTGCTCCATGGCAGGCTGCCGGTCATCTACGCTGCGACGCCGGCGCTGGGAAGCGCGGCTTATCGCTGGCGCACGCAGTGCAACGAGAATGCAAAAGTGCTCGCTCTGTCCAACGAGCTGCCGGAGCTGGATCACAACGAGATCGTCGGCTGGGAACTCGGACGCGGGCTGGCCGGTGATCTGCGCGTCGTCGTGCTTATGGATCCAGGCATCTCCGACCGCATGCGGATGCGCGTCGAGATCACGTGCGAAATACTCGCCCCCGACGTTGACGTCCATTTCGAGACGGCGCGCGGCCAGTCCGCCCTCGCGCGCGTCCTCAGTGCCGTCAACCTCGGCGATTTCGTCAGCGTGTACCTCGCCTTTCTCAACGGCGTGGATCCCCACGGCATCCGGGCCATAGACGAACTCAAAGAGCGGTTGGCGGCCAAAGACTAG
- a CDS encoding NAD(P)H-hydrate dehydratase, with product MKVVTAAQMRQIDRRAIEERDIPGRVLMENAGKAVADLVRRAVADPGIASAIVFCGRGNNGGDGFVVARHLAEWGMSVRVVLAARAGEVTGDAAHHLEAARKAAVPVVELAESLSSWCGAKPLADAAAQADILVDALLGTGVRGEVTGIIGELVDLINDSRKRGRGLVVAVDVPSGIDSDTGAVCGRAVEADHTVTMGLPKLGVLVGEGIAHTGELTVADIGFPVDVIAESPCEAELIERVWADSALPSRRRDAHKGDFGRVAVIAGSVGMTGAAVLCSTAALRMGAGLVTLGAPASLNDILEVKLTEVMTRPLPETPARTLSFAARGDALAFAREADVVIFGPGVSRNEETVRLIRDLVPAIERPLVLDADGINALSGDPSPLRQRQAPTVCTPHPGEMGRLLGASAEEVQRDRPGVARRAAADLGCVMLLKGAKSIVADSGGEVRISPTGNPGMASGGTGDVLAGMIGGLMAQGLNAFDAASVGAFFHGLAGDLAAEEKTEHCLIAGDLLDFLTAALKGGNRARGL from the coding sequence GTGAAGGTCGTCACCGCGGCTCAGATGCGTCAGATAGACCGCCGGGCGATCGAGGAGCGGGACATTCCCGGCCGCGTGCTCATGGAGAATGCGGGCAAGGCGGTCGCCGACCTGGTACGGCGCGCCGTCGCGGACCCGGGCATCGCGAGCGCCATCGTCTTCTGCGGCAGGGGCAACAACGGCGGCGACGGCTTCGTCGTCGCGCGGCACCTCGCGGAGTGGGGGATGTCCGTCCGCGTCGTTCTCGCGGCCCGCGCCGGCGAGGTCACGGGCGACGCAGCACATCACCTCGAGGCCGCGCGCAAGGCGGCGGTGCCAGTTGTGGAACTCGCGGAATCACTCTCCTCCTGGTGCGGGGCGAAGCCGCTCGCGGATGCTGCCGCGCAAGCCGACATCCTCGTAGACGCGCTTCTCGGCACGGGTGTTCGCGGCGAGGTGACCGGGATTATCGGCGAGCTTGTGGATCTCATCAACGATTCGCGCAAGCGCGGGCGCGGTCTCGTCGTCGCCGTGGACGTGCCATCCGGCATAGACTCCGACACCGGCGCGGTGTGCGGGCGGGCGGTCGAGGCGGATCACACCGTCACCATGGGCCTGCCGAAGCTCGGCGTGCTGGTCGGGGAGGGGATCGCGCACACGGGCGAGTTGACTGTCGCGGACATCGGCTTCCCGGTGGATGTCATCGCCGAGTCGCCTTGCGAGGCCGAGCTGATCGAGCGCGTGTGGGCCGATTCAGCGCTGCCCTCGCGGCGGCGCGATGCGCACAAAGGCGACTTCGGGCGCGTCGCGGTCATCGCCGGTTCGGTCGGCATGACCGGAGCCGCCGTGCTGTGCTCGACGGCCGCGCTGCGAATGGGCGCGGGGCTCGTGACCCTCGGCGCGCCGGCCTCCCTCAACGATATCCTCGAGGTCAAGCTCACCGAGGTAATGACCCGCCCGCTGCCTGAGACACCCGCGCGCACTCTGTCCTTCGCCGCGCGCGGCGACGCTCTCGCTTTCGCGCGTGAGGCTGACGTCGTCATCTTCGGACCGGGCGTCTCGCGCAATGAGGAAACAGTGAGGCTGATCCGTGACCTGGTGCCCGCAATCGAGCGCCCGCTTGTCCTCGACGCCGACGGCATCAATGCGCTCTCCGGCGATCCTTCGCCCCTGAGGCAGCGCCAGGCGCCCACGGTGTGTACGCCGCATCCCGGCGAGATGGGCAGGCTCCTGGGCGCTTCGGCGGAGGAGGTCCAGCGCGATCGGCCGGGCGTTGCGCGCCGGGCTGCTGCGGACTTGGGCTGCGTCATGCTCCTTAAGGGCGCGAAGAGCATCGTCGCCGACTCCGGCGGCGAGGTCCGCATCAGTCCCACCGGCAACCCGGGCATGGCATCCGGCGGTACCGGCGATGTGCTGGCGGGAATGATCGGCGGCCTCATGGCGCAAGGGCTCAATGCGTTCGACGCCGCGAGCGTCGGGGCATTCTTCCACGGCCTCGCCGGCGACCTCGCCGCGGAAGAGAAAACGGAACACTGCCTCATCGCCGGCGATCTGCTCGACTTCCTCACTGCGGCCTTGAAGGGGGGCAACCGGGCGCGTGGCCTTTAG
- a CDS encoding methyltransferase domain-containing protein codes for MRFETLLDVGGAEGYHASLARRVFGARVVSSDLSLEANLRAREFFGLPVVASDAHWLPYRDESFDVVLCCEVLEHVADPVAVMCEAARVARRYAVFATEHACTLAREREIRLLLADRESPHSDLNFFLPQDFATVLGQGMTHERQARVTRRYAELEQAGREPRADRVRRIIREMTRPSRATPADYGIVAIKAKGDAPPIDISQGGDPALLDTILAHKVAPAHAPHDIPEQLDPLLREMLACPACLLPLEQAEDSLRCTPCGRSYRVDRGVPCLHLERKDTEQEPAQGSRCPALTDEAQELRGLFTAPRPASRLLCHLLDLELSLLNLCGPATDAGIARESTAELRSALTRATGGGEASSTGPVGEPKWWDRLPATDEELKVMRELDLWILDLLRQAGVPRGGSVARAARKAGGRLLRLLRLR; via the coding sequence ATGCGCTTTGAGACCCTGCTGGACGTGGGTGGTGCTGAGGGCTACCACGCCAGCCTGGCGCGCCGGGTCTTCGGGGCTCGCGTGGTGAGTTCCGACCTCTCGCTCGAGGCGAACCTTCGCGCGCGCGAGTTCTTCGGCCTGCCCGTTGTCGCCAGCGACGCGCATTGGCTGCCGTATCGAGATGAGAGCTTCGACGTCGTGCTGTGCTGCGAGGTGCTCGAGCACGTGGCGGATCCCGTGGCCGTGATGTGCGAGGCGGCGCGGGTCGCGCGGCGATACGCGGTCTTCGCGACGGAACACGCGTGCACGCTGGCGCGCGAGCGGGAGATCCGTCTGCTGCTCGCCGATCGGGAATCGCCACATTCCGACTTGAATTTCTTCCTGCCGCAGGACTTCGCGACGGTTCTCGGCCAGGGGATGACACATGAGCGACAGGCCAGGGTGACACGGCGCTACGCCGAGCTGGAGCAAGCAGGCCGCGAGCCGCGGGCGGACCGGGTGCGCCGCATCATTCGCGAGATGACGCGCCCCAGTCGGGCTACCCCTGCGGACTACGGCATCGTCGCGATCAAAGCGAAGGGCGATGCTCCGCCCATTGACATCTCGCAGGGCGGCGACCCGGCGTTGCTCGATACCATCCTGGCGCACAAGGTGGCTCCGGCCCACGCGCCGCACGACATTCCCGAGCAGCTCGATCCGTTGCTTCGCGAGATGCTCGCCTGCCCCGCGTGCCTGCTGCCCTTGGAGCAGGCCGAGGATTCGCTCCGCTGCACGCCGTGCGGACGCAGCTATCGAGTGGATCGAGGCGTGCCCTGTCTGCACCTGGAGCGGAAAGATACCGAGCAGGAGCCGGCCCAAGGTTCCCGCTGCCCCGCGCTAACTGACGAGGCGCAGGAGCTGCGAGGGCTGTTCACCGCGCCGCGGCCCGCGAGCCGGCTGCTGTGTCATCTGCTCGACCTCGAATTGAGTCTGCTGAACCTGTGTGGGCCCGCAACGGATGCGGGTATTGCGCGCGAGAGCACCGCCGAACTCCGCAGCGCGCTCACACGCGCGACGGGTGGCGGAGAGGCGTCATCGACCGGGCCGGTGGGCGAGCCGAAGTGGTGGGATCGGCTGCCCGCGACCGATGAAGAGTTGAAGGTCATGCGAGAACTCGACCTTTGGATCCTCGACCTGCTGCGTCAGGCAGGGGTGCCGCGCGGGGGCTCCGTGGCCAGGGCGGCCAGAAAGGCCGGGGGGCGCCTGCTGCGGCTGCTGCGCCTGCGGTGA